One segment of Solanum lycopersicum chromosome 1, SLM_r2.1 DNA contains the following:
- the LOC101258402 gene encoding probable polyamine transporter At3g13620 encodes MAEEKQTPVSTMAENSEEIPITTAKTVEKSKKLSLIPLIFLIYFEVAGGPYGEEPAVQSAGPLFAILGFLIFPFIWSVPEALITAELSTTFPGNGGFVTWAYTAFGPFWGSLMGTWKFLSGVINIASFPVLCISYMDKLFPIFSSWVPRYMAILVSTLLLSFLNYTGLAIVGYVAVVLGIVSLAPFIVMSLIAIPKIQPHRWISLGQKGVKKDWNMFFNSLFWNLNFWDNVSTLVGEVENPKRTFPKALFSSVILTCFGYLIPLMAVTGAVSVDQREWETGFMANAADMISGKWLKFWIEIGAILSSIGLFEAQLSTCAFQLLGMAELAFLPKFFALRSKWFNTPWVGILLSTVISSSMSYMNFTDIISSANFLYSLGMFLELASFLWLRRKYPLINRPYKVPMKMPGLVVMCLIPSVFLAFIMAIATKVVFLISGLMTVGGIGWYFFMKLCKTKKWLKFYDDMEEMTIT; translated from the coding sequence ATGGCAGAGGAGAAGCAAACACCAGTTTCCACCATGGCTGAAAACTCCGAAGAAATCCCCATAACCACCGCAAAAACTGtcgaaaaaagtaaaaaactaAGCCTGATTCCTCTCATCTTCCTCATCTACTTTGAAGTTGCTGGTGGCCCTTATGGTGAAGAACCAGCCGTTCAATCTGCTGGCCCACTTTTTGCCATTCTTGGTTTTctcattttcccttttatttggAGTGTACCTGAAGCTTTAATTACTGCTGAATTATCAACTACTTTCCCTGGTAATGGCGGTTTTGTTACATGGGCTTACACAGCTTTTGGCCCCTTTTGGGGTTCATTAATGGGTACATGGAAATTTCTCAGCGGTGTTATCAACATTGCATCTTTTCCTGTGTTGTGTATTAGTTATATGGATAAGCTTTTCCCAATTTTCAGTTCTTGGGTTCCAAGATATATGGCGATTTTGGTATCTACATTGTTGTTATCGTTTTTGAATTATACTGGATTAGCTATTGTGGGTTATGTTGCTGTTGTTCTTGGTATTGTCTCACTTGCACCATTCATTGTAATGTCTTTGATTGCGATTCCGAAGATTCAGCCTCATAGATGGATTAGTTTAGGTCAAAAAGGGGTGAAGAAGGATTGGAATATGTTCTTCAATTCATTGTTTTGGAATTTGAATTTTTGGGATAATGTGAGTACTTTGGTTGGTGAAGTTGAAAACCCGAAGAGAACTTTTCCTAAAGCACTTTTTTCATCAGTAATCTTAACTTGTTTTGGTTATTTAATCCCACTAATGGCTGTTACTGGAGCAGTATCAGTTGATCAAAGGGAATGGGAAACAGGTTTTATGGCGAACGCGGCAGATATGATTTCTGGGAAATGGTTGAAATTTTGGATTGAAATTGGAGCTATATTATCATCAATTGGTTTATTTGAAGCTCAGTTAAGTACTTGTGCTTTTCAGCTTTTAGGTATGGCTGAATTAGCATTTTTGCCTAAATTCTTTGCATTAAGGTCAAAATGGTTTAACACACCATGGGTTGGGATATTATTATCAACAGTAATTTCATCAAGTATGTCTTATATGAACTTTACTGATATAATATCTTCAGCTAATTTCTTGTATAGTTTAGGTATGTTTTTGGAATTAGCATCTTTTCTTTGGTTGAGAAGGAAGTATCCATTGATTAATAGACCATATAAAGTGCCAATGAAGATGCCAGGATTGGTTGTTATGTGCTTGATTCCTAGTGTATTTTTGGCGTTTATAATGGCTATTGCAACTAAGGTTGTGTTTCTTATAAGTGGATTGATGACTGTCGGAGGAATTGGATGGTACTTTTTCATGAAGTTGTGTAAAACCAAGAAGTGGCTCAAGTTCTATGATGATATGGAAGAGATGACTATAACATAG